The genomic stretch ATGCAGGTGCTGCGCCGCTACCGCCAACCCGTCAGTGCCGAGTCGCTGGCCGAAGAGCTCGGCGTGTCGGTGCGCTCCATCTATCGCGACGTGCAGACGCTCCGCTCCCAGGGAGCCTCCATCGAGGGCGAGGCCGGTGTGGGATACCTGCTGCGCCCGGGCTTCCTCCTGCCTCCGCTGATGTTCAGCGACGAGGAGCTCGAAGCCCTGGTGCTCGGCCTGCGGCTGGTCTCCGAGCACGGGGATGGCGGGCTCGGCCGGGCCTGCGTGGATGTGGTCGCCAAGCTGCGCGCCGTGCTGCCCAGGGACTTGCATTCCCTCGTGGACGACGTGTCGCTCCTGGCCGGCCCCGCGCGGGAGCGCCCACCGGACGGTGTGGACCTTGCCCTCGTGCGCCGCTCCATCCGCGAGCAGTGCAAGGCGAGCATCCGCTACCTCGACCCGCGGGGCGTCCAGAGCACCCGCACCGTCTGGCCCCTGGGCCTCGCCTTCTTCGAGCGCGCCCGCGTCGTCATCTCGTGGTGCGAGACGAGGCAGGACTTCCGCAACTTCCGCACGGACCGCATCACCTCGTGGGCCCCGCTCACCGAGCGCATCGGCCGCCCCCGCGCCACGCTGCTGCGCGAGTGGCGCGCGCGCGAGGCCATCCCCGAGCCACGGCCCGGGTGAGCGGCTCCTGACAGAAACTGGCAGTACCCCTGTGAGACGGTGTCCTTCGTCGGCACGCCGCCGACCTCGAAGGAGCCCCCATGCGCCGCCACGTCCATGAGCCCGTCGTCTCCACCCCCCCGAGGCACTCTTCCGTGCGTCACGCGGAGCAGCGCTCATGACGCGCGCCTGGGTGGGTGTCGTCTCGAGGGCGCACGTCCTGCGCGGAGTGGAGGGCGGCTTCGCCCAGCTCTGCCACGGCAAGCGCCTGCCTCTGGAGAAGATGAGCGTGGGGGACTGGCTCGTGTACTACTCGCCGAGAACGGAAATGCGCGGAGGCGAGCCGCTCCGGGCGTTCACCGCGCTGGGCCGCGTCCACGGAGCACGTACGGTGCCCTTCGACATGGGAGGCGGCTTCGTGCCCTACCGCCGGGACGTGCGCTTCGAGCGCGCCGCGCGCGAGGTGCCCCTTGCGAGGCTTGGCCAGAGCCTCGACTTCATCAGGAGCAACCCCCACTGGGGCATGCTGGCCCGCCGCGGGCACTTCGAAATCAGCTTGGAGGACCTGCGCACCATCGCGGCGGCGATGGGCGTCTCGGCCGAAGCCTTCGCGCCTGCCCCCACACCTCACGCAGGCGGCTGCCCGATGAGGTAGGTGATGGACATCCCCTTCGCGCAATGGACCCCGCTGCTCCAGCGGTACCCGTCGGAGCCGAGCCCCGTTGTCAGCTTTTCGAGGTCCGCCGGAGTCAGGACGACGTCTTCAACCACTCCGCCCCAGCCAAGAGAGCCAGGCCCCTGCCTCGCACCTCATTGGAGGGCGGCCTGGGCTGGCGTGTACCCCAAGAGGCTGCGCGGCTTGTCCACCAGCCTGGCGCACTGCTCAGCCGGCCCCGTCCGCGGCCCTCCTCGGCCCCTGTGCGCTCCTGCCCTCACCCTCTACATGGCCTCTATCCCCCCTATACGCCTGGACGGAGGAGTGGACGCTCGCGGGGAGCGACGGTCGCCTGTCCTGGGGCTGCGTGGTGATGCACACGCCGGACATCACCTCGCTGTATGACCAGATTCCCGAGGGCACGATGGTCGTGCTCTTCTGACGGCCATGGACTCGAAGGACATCCACCCGAAGTGGGTCGTGGATCTGCGGTTCGGGCATCCGGAGCGGATGGTGTGGCTCGCCTGGTACTCGTTGGCAGAGCTGTTCGAGACCATCACTGCTCTGGCGACCGAGCCCGATACCTTCTTCCGCGTCACGTTTTCGGAGGAAACGCTGGCGACGTTCCAGCGGCTCCTGACGTGCGTCGAGGAGTGTCACGCCGCCGAGGAACGCCTCGTGGCGCACCGATGCAGGATGGACGCCGCGCCGCTGGCCAGGGCCTTCAATGAGCTGCAGGCACGCGCGGCGTCCTTCGCGGCGGATCTCGAGCGGCCCGACGTGTTGCCGGGCTTCAGGCGCGCACAGCGGGAGTCACGACGCTCATTCCACGAGCTGTGTCTGGGGGTGCAGCGCGGCCTGGAGCGCGACGCCGGCCTGCGTGCTCCCCTCGACGATTGCCCGGGCCACGTGGACATCTCGCTTCACTGGGGATGGTAGCGTAGCCACGCGTTGGACGTGGAATCCTCCGTGAGCACCGCGCTCGCGCACGGGGCCATGGTGTAGCCGAGAGGGTAGGCTCGCCTCGTGAAACTCGAGACAACGATCGTGGGCAACGGCCCCCGCCGCATCGGACTGGTACATGGGCTCGGTGTCGACTCGTCCACCTGGGAGCCGTTCATCGAGCAGCTCCGCGCGGCGGGCGAGGTGACGGTTTTCGCGCCCGATCTGCGGGGCCATGGCCGCAGTCCGCGGCCGGACTCGTGGACGCTCGCCGAGTTCGCCGACGATCTCGTCGAGACCTTCCCGCGTAACCTCGACGTCGTCGTGGGACACTCGCTCGGAGGCGCGGTGCTCGCGGCGGCGGTGGAGCGGTTGCGGCCAGGCCACGCGGTGTACCTGGATCCAGGCTTCCAGCTGGGCCTGCCGACCTCCGGGCTCCGGGGTCGGTTGTTCTGGGCGGCTCCGGCCCTGACACTCGGTGTCGCCGCCCTCTTCACCGCGCGCTCGAACGCGGCGGCGCGCAAGGGCTACCCGGAGCGCACGCAGCGCCTCATCTCGGACGCGACGGCGCGCTTCGACAAGCGCATGGCGACGAGCGTCTTCCGGGACATCGCTTTCCGCCCGGTGGTCGCCGCCAGGCCCGTCGTGCCCTCCACCGTCGTGCTCTCCGCGGACAGCAAGGCCGTGTTGCCAGAGGCGCTTGCCACGGCACTGACGGGGTTCGGGTGGGATGTGCGCAGGCTGCCCCACCTGCGCCACGACATGCAGCTGCAGGATCCGTCGGCGACGTTCGTGCTCCTGCGGGACGTGCTGCTCGGCAAGTGAGCTCTGAGCTGTCCCATCACGGATGCGCTAATGGCCGGCCCCGTCCGCGGCCCTCCTCGACCCCTGTGCGCTCCAGCCCTCACCCTCTACATGGCCTCTATCCCGCCCATACCCGGGACTGACGGCAGGCAGGCTCCTCCGGATGCGCAGTCAAGAATCCCGGACGCACGCGATAACGGTGGTTCGAGCCCTGGGCGTATGAGGAGCCCGGAGCGGCGAGGAAAGCCTCACGCCGACCCCGCCGGTGCCATCCGCACCGGTCACCTCCGGAGAACCGCCATGGACCGCCGTCCTTCCATCAACCCCTACCTCATGGGCAACTTCGCGCCCATTCGCTCCGAGGATGATTTCACCCTGCAGATCAGGGGCGAGCTTCCTGCCGGGATACGCGGCACGCTCTACCGCATCGGTCCCAATCCGCAGTTCGAGCCGCGTGACCCTCACCACCACTGGTTCGCCGGCGACGGAATGGTTCATGCCTTCCACTTCGAGGGCGGCACCGTGAGCTACCGGAACCGGTACGTGCGGACTCCGAAATGGGAGTGGGAGCACGCCGCTGGACGCTCGCTGTTCGCGGGCTTCAATACGGCGCTCAATGATCCGCTTGCGCAGGGGCGGGACGCGGGTGTCGCCAATACCAACATCCTCCACCACGCCGGCCGGCTGCTGGCGCTGAACGAGTCCTATCCTCCCTTTGAAGTCGCCCACGGGAGCCTGGAGCCTTGTGGCTATGTTTCCGGCCCTGGAGGACGCGTCACCGCGCATCCCAAGGTCGACCCCCGGACCGGGGAATTGGTCTGGTTCGCCTACGACGTCGGTGAAGCGCCGTTGAGTGCCACGGTCCGCTATGGGGTGACGGATGCCAGGGGCAGGGTCATCCGACGGGACGACTTCCAGGCGCCCTACTGCTCCATGATGCATGACTTCCTGGTGACCGAGCACCACGTCCTGTTCCCGGTCCTGCCGCTGACCGGAAGCGTGGAGCGGGCCGCGCGGGGCCTTCCGGCCATTGCCTGGGAACCCTCGCGCGCCGCCTATGTCGGCGTGATGCGCCGGGATGCCGACGTGTCGACGCTGCGCTGGTTCAACACCGAGGCGTGCCACGTCTTCCATCCAATGAACGCCTGGGAAGCGGACGGCAGGCTCTTCGCGGATGTCTTCCGTTATGACGCGGCTCCGATGTTCCCCCTGGCTGATGGCACTGCCGGCCCCCATGGAATGGCCCGCCTCTGGCGCTGGACCTTCGACCTGTCGGGCGCTTCGGACACCATTCGACAGGAGCCCATCGACGACCTGGAGGGTGAGTTTCCACGCTTCGATGAGCGCCGGACGGGCCTGCCCTACCGCCACGGCTGGTATGGCGCGGACCTCCACGGTGAGAACACCTGCGAGCCATTGCGCCTCAACGCCCTTGTCCACCTGGACGTGAAGACGGGCCAGCGGCAGGTGTATGCTCTCCCTCGCGGAGACCTCGTCTCGGAGCCCGTGTTCATCCCTCGCTCCGCCACTGCCGCGGAGGGAGACGGGTGGCTCACCGCGGTGGTGTGGCGGGCCGCGGAGAATCGCAGCGACCTGCTGGTCTTCGAAGCGCTGGGCATCGGCCGCGGCCCCATCGCGACCGCGGCCGTGCCACGGCGTGTCCCCTTCGGGTTCCATGGAAACTGGGTGGTGGACGCTTCCGCGCCACGCCCTGGTGCCCAGGAGGCTTGACGGGACGCCGGGGGTCGCGCAGAAAGAGGCCCGGTACCCCTTGACGACGCCCCCACTGCCCATTGCCCGCTTCTCGACGGAGGCACTGCCCGAGGCGGAGCGCTTCGGGGCGTGGCACGACGCCATGTCGGCGCTGTACGAGGTCTCTCCCTCCACGGACGCGGCCCGGGGCCGGTTCCGTGCCAGGGCCACCTGCATCCAGCTCGGACCGATGATTCTGGGCACCATGCGCGCGGATGCGCTGGCGTATGAGCGCTC from Archangium lipolyticum encodes the following:
- a CDS encoding helix-turn-helix transcriptional regulator, whose translation is MSRSERLLRLMQVLRRYRQPVSAESLAEELGVSVRSIYRDVQTLRSQGASIEGEAGVGYLLRPGFLLPPLMFSDEELEALVLGLRLVSEHGDGGLGRACVDVVAKLRAVLPRDLHSLVDDVSLLAGPARERPPDGVDLALVRRSIREQCKASIRYLDPRGVQSTRTVWPLGLAFFERARVVISWCETRQDFRNFRTDRITSWAPLTERIGRPRATLLREWRAREAIPEPRPG
- a CDS encoding EVE domain-containing protein gives rise to the protein MTRAWVGVVSRAHVLRGVEGGFAQLCHGKRLPLEKMSVGDWLVYYSPRTEMRGGEPLRAFTALGRVHGARTVPFDMGGGFVPYRRDVRFERAAREVPLARLGQSLDFIRSNPHWGMLARRGHFEISLEDLRTIAAAMGVSAEAFAPAPTPHAGGCPMR
- a CDS encoding alpha/beta fold hydrolase — protein: MKLETTIVGNGPRRIGLVHGLGVDSSTWEPFIEQLRAAGEVTVFAPDLRGHGRSPRPDSWTLAEFADDLVETFPRNLDVVVGHSLGGAVLAAAVERLRPGHAVYLDPGFQLGLPTSGLRGRLFWAAPALTLGVAALFTARSNAAARKGYPERTQRLISDATARFDKRMATSVFRDIAFRPVVAARPVVPSTVVLSADSKAVLPEALATALTGFGWDVRRLPHLRHDMQLQDPSATFVLLRDVLLGK
- a CDS encoding carotenoid oxygenase family protein — translated: MDRRPSINPYLMGNFAPIRSEDDFTLQIRGELPAGIRGTLYRIGPNPQFEPRDPHHHWFAGDGMVHAFHFEGGTVSYRNRYVRTPKWEWEHAAGRSLFAGFNTALNDPLAQGRDAGVANTNILHHAGRLLALNESYPPFEVAHGSLEPCGYVSGPGGRVTAHPKVDPRTGELVWFAYDVGEAPLSATVRYGVTDARGRVIRRDDFQAPYCSMMHDFLVTEHHVLFPVLPLTGSVERAARGLPAIAWEPSRAAYVGVMRRDADVSTLRWFNTEACHVFHPMNAWEADGRLFADVFRYDAAPMFPLADGTAGPHGMARLWRWTFDLSGASDTIRQEPIDDLEGEFPRFDERRTGLPYRHGWYGADLHGENTCEPLRLNALVHLDVKTGQRQVYALPRGDLVSEPVFIPRSATAAEGDGWLTAVVWRAAENRSDLLVFEALGIGRGPIATAAVPRRVPFGFHGNWVVDASAPRPGAQEA